In Roseomonas fluvialis, one genomic interval encodes:
- a CDS encoding NUDIX hydrolase encodes MAEPVPARPASTVLLLRDGVQGLEVFMVVRHHQIDFASGALVFPGGRVEAADTVLAGGDPEAAFRVAAVRETWEECGILLAQPGTPPSAEGDFAAMLAARGLVPDAGGLAHFAHWITPIPVPKRFDTHFFLAAAPEGQVALHDGQEAVDSVWIRPADALAAAEAGSRKVVFPTRMNLQKLARHDSVAEAFAMAAATPVVTVMPQMRMTEAGRVLRIPIEAGYGAEEFLAGDPPSM; translated from the coding sequence ATGGCCGAACCGGTTCCCGCGCGACCTGCCTCCACCGTCCTGCTGCTGCGCGACGGCGTGCAGGGCCTCGAGGTCTTCATGGTGGTGCGCCACCACCAGATCGACTTCGCCTCGGGCGCGCTGGTGTTCCCCGGCGGGCGGGTCGAGGCGGCGGACACGGTCCTGGCGGGGGGCGATCCAGAAGCGGCGTTCCGCGTCGCGGCGGTCCGCGAGACCTGGGAGGAATGCGGCATCCTGCTCGCGCAACCTGGCACGCCGCCGTCGGCCGAGGGTGACTTCGCCGCGATGCTGGCCGCGCGGGGCCTGGTGCCCGATGCCGGCGGGCTGGCGCATTTCGCGCACTGGATCACGCCGATCCCGGTGCCCAAGCGGTTCGACACGCATTTCTTCCTCGCTGCCGCGCCGGAAGGCCAGGTGGCGCTGCATGACGGGCAGGAGGCTGTGGACAGCGTCTGGATCCGCCCCGCCGATGCGCTGGCCGCGGCCGAGGCGGGGTCGCGCAAGGTCGTGTTCCCGACCCGGATGAACCTGCAGAAGCTGGCGCGGCACGACAGCGTGGCGGAGGCGTTCGCGATGGCCGCCGCGACGCCTGTCGTGACCGTGATGCCGCAGATGCGCATGACCGAGGCCGGGCGCGTGCTGCGCATCCCGATCGAGGCCGGCTATGGTGCCGAGGAATTCCTGGCGGGCGACCCGCCGTCGATGTGA